A segment of the Bos mutus isolate GX-2022 chromosome 17, NWIPB_WYAK_1.1, whole genome shotgun sequence genome:
GCCCACCCGCCCTCCTTCCTcagccctctccttcctgctctctGATGTCCCACCCCCGCGCTGCTCAGACTGGCCTTTGTCTGTCCCGCGGGGGTGAATAGGGCCCTATGGTGGCTGGCCTCCACACAGCTGGCGCTGGGGGCACGGGGGAGGGCACAGgcctccccttcttccttcctctctggcgAGCTCACTGACGCTGCCTCCGCCTAGCAGGAGGATGGGGGCCCCGGGCTGGGTCAGAGCTGGGGCCCTCatggcccccccacccccgcacacaGCCAGTGCTGGGCTCCCAGCAGCAGGACCCAGGCAGGTAGTGGGGTTCAGGGGGCTTCCGGGCCGTGGGAGAGTCGCTGCTCACATGCCCCCAGGCCTCTGGAAGGACCGAGGTATCAATGGGGGGGCAGGTGGGACTGTGCTCTGTGTTTTTGCCCAGGCAGGTAGCATTTCTCAAGAGCACCCTGAGGCTGGGCCAGGTGGCCGCGGCCTATCCTGGGTCCTTGGGCTGTGCCTTTGGTTTGGGCCTGAGGCAGGGTCATTAGATTCTGAGTATTGGTCCCAAGGGTCCCACCAGGGCTTGTGGGTGCAGTGTGCCATCCGCCCACTGCCCCAACTGCCCCCACCCAGGCAGGTGGGCTGTTTCAGGGCCGCCTTGCCCAACTGGCCCCCAGGTGCTCACGGGCTAGCCCCAGAGAAGACAgtaaatgaaaactgtgagctgGGCGGTGGAGCAGGCGTGAGCGACCTCTGCAGGGATGAAGTCTGACCTGCAGAGTGAGGGGGCAGTGGGCATCAGCCAGTCCTGAGCACCTCAAGACAAAGGCTTCCCTTTCTCACCACTAGCGGGGATCTGGCTCTGGCCTCCAGGACAACCCTTGGGACCCTTGTCCAGAGCCTGACTGGTACCCAGGATGCTCCTGGGTGGGGCCCCCTGGACTCTTCCCAAGGGGCCGAGGTCTGAAGGCAGGGCGGCCCTGAGGGCCCTCCTGGTCCTCAGGCAGCCAGAGCCGCCATCCCGGGTGGTTGTCCGTGTGCTCCTTGCACTGACACTGCCTGCACACCTGCGGTGTCCGCAGCACCCGACAGACGTGGACTACAGGGTCATGGCCACGTTCACCGAGTTCTACACCACCCTGCTGGGCTTCGTCAACTTCCGCCTCTACCAGTCTCTCAACCTGCACTACCCGCCCAAGGTAGGCCCAGCCTCTCTGCCCgcagggaggtgggggctggtgggggctggggcttcCCCTTCCTCTGACCGTCCCCCAACCCCGTCTCCAAGCTCGAGAGTCAGGTCCACACAGAAGCGAAGACCAGCGAGGACACCTACGCGCTGAACTCGGAGAGCTCTCTGGAGGTGAGAGGGGCTTCTAGCGCCGGCCCTGCGTCCCCCAGAACCCAAGCCCACTGACGGCTGTCCCAGAGTGGTCAgtgctccccctccccactctgcccTCACCCCTGCCTGCGAGCAGCGTCTCTACAGCCCTGCTTCTTTCCACAGAAACTGGCCGCCCTCAGTGCCAGTCTGGCCCGCGTGGTGGTGCCCACggaggaggaggaagctgaggcggACGAGTTTCCTGCTGATGGGGTGAGCGCTGTGCGGCCTTCTGGAGGCGGGCTGGGGGCCCTGAGGGGTTTAGGAGGAAGCTGGGGAGGGGCTTGTCTCCAGCTTCTGCCTCCCATGGGGCTGCAGGCGGGCCCAACAGCGTGAGCGGCCCCTCCTCTCGGCAGGAGATGGCGGCGCAGGAGGAGGACCGCAGGAAGGAGCTGGAGGCGCAGGAGAAGCACAAGAAGCTCTTCGAGGGCCTGAGGTTCTTCCTGAACCGCGAGGTGCCCCGCGAGGCCCTGGCCTTCGTCATCAGGTGGGGGCCTGCCTGTGCCGGCCGGGTCCCGCTCTAGACTGGGGACCCTGGGGGAGTGAACAGGTGTGTCCTGGGAGGGTGAGCTTGTGCCTGAGGACCCTTGTGGGCTCCCCCTGTGCCTGTAGGAGTTTTGGGGGGATCGTGTCCTGGGACAAATCTCTCTGCATCGGGGCCACCTATGACGTCACAGACCCCAGCATCACCCACCAGATTGTCGACCGGCCTGGGCAGCAGACCCCGGTCATTGGCAGGTAGGCCCCCGAGGCCCTCTTCCTCCGTGTGTTTGGGTTTCTGGGGGCAGAGATCTGCGTCCAGGGCCCTGCAGATGCAGCCGGGTCCTCGGGGGCCCCGTGACTCTTCTCCACTCTTGCCCTGCGCCAGGTACTACGTGCAGCCCCAGTGGGTGTTTGACTCAGTGAATGCCCAGCTCCTCCTTCCCGTGGCAGACTACTTCCCTGGGGTGCAGCTGCCCCCACACCTCTCACCCTTCgtgacagagaaggaaggagattATGTGCCCCCGGAGAAACTGAAGCTACTGGCCCTGCAGCGGGGCGAGCACGCAGGTGCGTGGAGGAGGCTGGACCAGGCGGGCTGGGCAGGCTCCTCCAGGCTGGCCTCGGCTcccggggctcagctggccatttcCCTGGTTGGCTACGGAGGTGGCACCTTCCAGAGAACTGGGCAGTCAGTGGGGACACAAAACCTTGTAACCCCTCCTTGGAGTAACATGGCTTAGGAGAAGGAGGTGTTGTGTCCTGGAGTCTCGTGTCACTTGATGTCCAGGGCAACTGAGCAGAATGGTCTGGAAGTTTCCGTGGGAGGCAGCAgagctgaggggtggggggcCTGGAGCTTGCTCTGAAGGCAGCTGGGCCCAGGGGGAGGTGCCAGGGGGCCGTGGCTGAGTCAGCCCTGCTCTGCCCCTGGAAGGTCTGTATGGGTGCAGGTTCTCACACCGCGAGGGGAAGAGCAGACCCCCAGGGTACAGAATTCTTGGTTCTTTGTAGGAAACTTGAATGAATctgaggaggaggatgaggaggaagatGACGGTGATggtgaggaagagggagaaaaagaagaggaggaggaggacatggaggCTGATtcggagaaggaggaagaggcccGGCTAACCGCCCTGGAGGAGCGGAGGctagaggggaagacagaggccCGGCTAACCGCCCCGGAGGAGCGGAAGCTGGAGGGGAAGACGGAGGCCCGGCTAACCGCCCCGGaggagcagaggctggagggGAAGGTACCGGGGTGTGGACCAGGGTCTCAGCCCAGGAAGCGGCCCCACGCCCACCCCCAGCCGTCTTGGTGCCAGAAGGGCGGGAGCCAGAGGGGGCTGGAGGTGGAGTGTGGGGTCAGCCTGTCCCCAGCAGCGTCTTCCCTGTGTCCCCAGAAGCCCAAGGTGATGGCAGGCACAGTGAAGCTGGAGGACAAGCAGCGGCtggcccaggaggaggagagcGAGGCTAAGCGCCTGGCCATCATGATGATGAAGAAGCGGGAGAAGTACCTCTACAACAAGATCATGTTCGGCAAGAAGCGCAAAATCCGCGAGGTgagtctccccaccccaccccgccaacCTGAGGCTCCAGATGGGGCCTCACAGATGAGCTTCCAGGCCTGTGGGCTCTCCTGGGCGGACtctgggccaaaaaaaaaatttttaagagagtaCTGTGTACACCAGAACTTGAATGGGTGGGAAGGTGGCTCACACCTCATGGCCTTTACAGTGATCTGTAGTAACAGACCCCCAGTTTTCTTTTGTGCATGTACTAACACACGGGTGTTATTTGGGGGGCATCATGGCATacagcctggaggagggcatggcaacccactccagtaatcttgcctggagaatcccatggacagaggagcctagtgggctacagtccatggggtcactaagagttggacacgactgaagcgactcagcacgcacACATGTGCTATACATACAGCACTTCGCTTTACTGTGCTTCACAGATGCAGTGTTTGTTAAAAACGGAAGGTTTGTGGCAGCTCTATGTGGAGCAAGTCTGTTTAGTACCATTTTCCCAGTATTTTCTCGTTTCATGTTTCTCTGTCACCAGTGAcattggtaattctcacaatatttcagactttttcattattattattgtagtaTGTGTGATCAATGTTCTTTGATGTTACCATCACTAAAGGACTACAGTTCATTGAAGGCTCAGATGGTGGGGAATATTTTTTCAGCAGTGAAgtcttttttaatgaatgatGCTACTACACACTACTTAATAGACAACAGCAGAGCATAAACAGAACTTTTATGTGCCCTGGGAAACCAAAACGTTCCTGAGACTCTCTTTATTTTAATGCTTGCTTTTTTGGGGTGGCggctggattcaaacccagagtATCTCCAGGGTCTGGTCTGCTTGAAGATCATTCTGCTGTGTTTCTCATTTAGTGTGAGCTGTCCATGGCATCATACAGTGCCTGCTGACAGGATTAGACTGTCTCCCTTTTCTGGTCATTCTCAGAAAACATTCTTGAGCACCTCTCCGTCTTACTTCCAAGTGTCTGTCTGCAGGATAAATTCTTAGGCATGTAATTGCCAGGAGGAAAGACCTACCTGTTTTGGAAATAGATCATGCCAAATGGCCCAGGCAAAAGACTGCTCCAGGCCAACCCCTCCAGCAGCTTCTGGTGAAGGTTTGAAAGGCCCTTGCTTCCCCATGCGAAGCGGGTCAATGGGGCAGTGGCCTTCAGCCCTGGGAGCCTGCGGTCCTCCTGGCTTGCTGGTGGCCCGTGAAGTAACAGAGTCATAAAGGGAGAGTGAAGACCCGGTTCCTCACCTGAGGCTCTTTGTATCAATTTGCTTTTTCCCCGTGACAATTTGCCCGTTAGCTTTTCTGGAAGCTCTGCTTTTAAGGGGTGGCCTTGATTAGGAGAAAAGGGAGTCCCCTTCCCGCCCTCCTCCCCCCCATCACAGCTTaatcctccccttcctccttgcAGGCCAACAAACTGGCGGAGAAGCGGAAAGCTCACGACGAGGCTGTGAGATCGGAGAAGAAGGCCAAGAAGGTGCGGGCGCTGTGAGCGGTAGCGGCTTCTCATCAGGCGAGGCCAGCTCGCGGCAGCAGGACTGGGCACAGGCACCGGAGGGCCTGGGCGTGGTGACGGACCTGGACCACATGTTGTCAGCCCCCTCCCCCCTCTGCCGGCCCTGGCCTCCGCTCACACTCTCTGGCTGGGCCCACGGGCAGCCCCGGCCTCCCTTGGATAGCGCTCCCAGCAGGTGTCTGTGCAGAGGAGAGGCTTCTCTGTCTGGCCAGACGTCAGGCTCCCAGGAGCCAAGGGCCacgggatgggggtggggagcccaACCTGCCTCTCCCTGACCGCTCCCATTCACCCTGGCTTTCCGCACCCTCTCCCCCACACTCGGATGGCCCCATGTGTGATGGGCAGAGGGTGGGGAAGCATTTGTTAATAAACAGCTGGAGTTGTGCAGCCAATTGAGTCCTGTGTTCACGAGCTTTCCTGGGGTTGGAGAAGGGCCACCCTGTACCCTGTGCTCCAGCCCTCGGTTCTCACTGAGAGGAGCCAGTCACTGCCAGACCCCTCTGGATGTCCGTGGACCCCACGTTCCAGCCTGGAGACCTTTCCTCTGTGAAATGCTTCCTCACATGTGAGCTGAGAGTGGAAATTCTGGCACCTTTGTCCCAGGCCCCTGTGGTGGGTTCAGTGACAGTGCTTTAGAGACTCGCTAGTATCAGGTGTGTGTGGTACACAAAGCGCTCAGTGCACCCCAGCGTGACTCATTTCCTGCTGCAGTCTGCCCCGGAGGTGAAAGCCAGTGTCTAAGCGTCTGTGGGGCCTGAGTGGAGGGGCCACGGCTTTACCTGGCGGGCTTGTGGGCAGAGCTGCCGGGGACCCCCAGTGTGGCTCTGCCAGCAGCCTGGCTTATAACCTAGGCCGGGCCATCCTTACAGCTTCCATTTGACTCTGGCAGTGCCCCGTCTGGACTGCTGGTACCTCATGGCAGAGCCAGGGCCAAAATCAGGGGGCATGGGATGGTCACTCAATCCCTCCTAGGTCAGGCAGGGAGATTCTGAGCCTGCCCCAGCCCCGCTCTG
Coding sequences within it:
- the PES1 gene encoding pescadillo homolog, with the translated sequence MGGLEKKKYERGSATNYITRNKARKKLQLSLADFRRLCILKGIYPHEPKHKKKVNKGSTAARTFYLIKDIKFLLHEPIVNKFREYKVFVRKLRKAYGKSEWNTVERLKDNKPNYKLDHIVKERYPTFVDALRDLDDALSMCFLFSTFPRTGKCHVHTIQLCRRLAVEFMHYVIAARALRKVFLSIKGIYYQAEVLGQPIVWITPYTFSHDHPTDVDYRVMATFTEFYTTLLGFVNFRLYQSLNLHYPPKLESQVHTEAKTSEDTYALNSESSLEKLAALSASLARVVVPTEEEEAEADEFPADGEMAAQEEDRRKELEAQEKHKKLFEGLRFFLNREVPREALAFVIRSFGGIVSWDKSLCIGATYDVTDPSITHQIVDRPGQQTPVIGRYYVQPQWVFDSVNAQLLLPVADYFPGVQLPPHLSPFVTEKEGDYVPPEKLKLLALQRGEHAGNLNESEEEDEEEDDGDGEEEGEKEEEEEDMEADSEKEEEARLTALEERRLEGKTEARLTAPEERKLEGKTEARLTAPEEQRLEGKKPKVMAGTVKLEDKQRLAQEEESEAKRLAIMMMKKREKYLYNKIMFGKKRKIREANKLAEKRKAHDEAVRSEKKAKKVRAL